A window of Corticium candelabrum chromosome 3, ooCorCand1.1, whole genome shotgun sequence contains these coding sequences:
- the LOC134177590 gene encoding uncharacterized protein LOC134177590 produces MVYFPLYRLYISYCLIVIKSNFRTYAALPKISKSSTIHLGKLDSKVEACFNVTGIPKPLLKISNQDNNIVTTSANRKEKYCVFFDLQEVNAENITVTAENCFGNLSITIDIPKFQNITDALNTETSKSYNPTVSTSTDPSTRKSSSQSTAVSPHFTGASTKSTAEDKGNKTTTGFPTWAYAIISILIIATLILFAIFIIIYVRKRRQSKAASQEPKDDVLVESEPTVHAMSMKQRAVVSPFINESATVTADEQLSVVLGNKHTLDSSPTDKTECPLYSNVSEAETSAASRGVKPDEPDSLAETDGQATYATPYTKTTKANSHLEAEDDNTLTVTHKPSEGVYDVLAPNNTHSTACSPNTNHHDGAAVSSSLEYAELQFGNNPVGPVNPSSVTVTYASINTDL; encoded by the exons ATGGTCTACTTCCC GCTATATAGATTATATATTTCTTACTGTTTAATAGTAATAAAATCTAATTTTCGCACATATGCAGCTCTCCCTAAAATCTCAAAATCATCAACAATTCATCTGGGAAAATTAGACTCTAAGGTAGAGGCTTGTTTCAATGTTACCGGAATTCCTAAGCCTTTGCTGAAAATTTCTAATCAAGACAACAACATCGTTACGACTTCTGCtaatagaaaagaaaagtACTGCGTCTTCTTCGATCTTCAAGAAGTCAATGCCGAAAACATTACTGTGACAGCAGAAAACTGTTTTGGAAATTTATCTATTACCATAGATATACCAAAGTTTCAAA ACATTACAGACGCTCTAAATACTGAAACATCCAAATCATACAATCCAACTGTTAGTACTTCAACTGACCCCAGTACTCGTAAATCGTCGTCACAATCAACTGCTGTTTCTCCACACTTTACCGGTGCATCGACAAAAAGCACTGCAGAAGACAAAGGCAATAAGACTACAACAG GGTTTCCAACTTGGGCATATGCAATTATTTCCATTCTTATCATTGCAACGCTAATACTGTTTGCCATTTTTATCATAATCTATGTTAGAA AAAGACGACAATCAAAAGCAGCTAGCCAAGAACCAAA GGACGATGTCTTGGTGGAATCAGAACCAACTGTACATGCAATGTCAATGAAACAGAGAGCTGTGGTATCACCCTTCATTAATGAGTCTGCAACTGTGACAGCAGATGAGCAGCTATCGGTGGTCCTAGGAAACAAGCATACCTTGGACTCTTCGCCAACCGACAAAACAGAATGTCCTCTTTACTCGAATGTATCTGAAGCTGAGACCAGCGCGGCCTCTCGG GGCGTCAAGCCTGATGAGCCTGATTCACTTGccgagacagatggacaagcaACGTATGCCACACCATATACGAAGACTACAAAGGCAAATTCACATCTCGAAGCCGAGGATGACAATACGTTAACAGTTACGCATAAACCGAGCGAAGGAGTCTACGACGTGCTAGCTCCTAACAATACTCATTCAACTGCTTGTTCTCCAAATACCAACCACCACGACGGCGCAGCAGTGTCGTCG AGTTTGGAGTATGCTGAGTTGCAGTTCGGAAACAACCCGGTGGGCCCTGTAAATCCGTCTTCTGTTACTGTCACGTATGCTAGCATAAACACTGATCTGTGA